From the genome of Triticum aestivum cultivar Chinese Spring chromosome 1A, IWGSC CS RefSeq v2.1, whole genome shotgun sequence:
acatgttagattttttttctataaaaaacacatcaaattttttgttgTCGTTTATAGGTGAacattatattaaaaaatatatttgTTCGTTATCCTAACAAGCATGTGTTCTTGGTCTAGTGGTTAGTACATGTGtgagttattctgcggcgatgtcATGAGTTAGAATCCTGTCTGCATCATTTTTTTATTTCCTATTCCCAAATTAATGTGCACTTACAATGCGACCCATGTCTACATAAAATTAAGGGAGGGCTTCCGTGCGAAATGAAAAAAGGACAAGGGTATTTTCTGTAAAAATATGTCGCACGCTGTACACACATGGCACACCACGCAAGCGGTGCGTATGCATAGGCGTTTTGTGATCGTATTTGCACTTAATGGCAAGTTAGCCGATCACAAATCCGTATTTTTAAAGTTTTAGCACCAAACTAAAAATCCAGAGCAAGTTTTATGACTTCCAGTGATATTAGCTCTATCATAGCCCAGTTGCAAGGGTCGTGCCCCCCTCCACGTGTGCGGTCAAAAGGCTCCTTGCCCTGATTGTGGCGGGTGACTCGGGCGGCTATTCATGGCCTTCGCGGTTAGCCAAGCTGTACAAGTTTGATTTCACCCGAAGAAAAAAAGAATACAAGTTTGATTTCTATGCGGATTATTTACCAGGTGCTGCTATTTCTATGCGACCAGGAAATTGCAAGACTCCATTTGTTGGGGTTGATTTTTCAAGAGTTTGTCAATGTTCTCTGTTGGTTGCTTTTTTATTTGGGTTACTTGGATCTGATCTCGCTCTCTTTGGGGAAAAAATGCTGATATTTTGTGCCAAAGCCCATCCAGGTCGGCAAATGAGCAGCTAGCATCCACCAGTCTCCGGTCACCGCAGCCACACACTCTTCCTCCTCCGGCGTTTCTTGCCCCCAAGCAACCACCACCGGAAATCTCTTCCCATTTTTGTCCGCTTCCCGCCGTGCGTGAGGCCTCCACGCATCCCCCGCTCCCCCCTCGCCGGATTCTTTTCCTTGCACGCCCAGCCTCCCTCCCCACCTCGCGCtatctaccaccaccaccaccagcagaggtccgtacgggaggaggacgagggggagaGCACGCGCCGGCTGGATACGCGCAGACAGTGTGCACcgtccatggccgccgccgccgcggccccggtGCCCCCCGGGAACGGGCGCCTCGGCCGGCCGCGGGCGCCCCGGGTGGGGCTGCGCATCtgtgcggcggcgggggcgggggaggGGCCGTCGTGCCTCTACGTCGGGCCCATCGAGACCGCCAGCCAGGAGATGCTCGAGGCGCTCTACCGCCAGGTAATTCCAGTCCCACTCTTGCTCACCTTCCATGCCATCAGATTGCACACAGTTAATCATGAACCTGAAGAAATTAACTGAAAGTCTGCAATCTTTCTGTATCTCATACTGTGCCCTTTGGTGCTGTAAGCAATGTTGTCTGCCGCGCAATCTTTTTGATACTACCGCCTGCAGGTTCGATCGAGTTCGCCATCCCATCAGATTACACACCGGCTTGTTATTAGTAGCCTCAGCCACAGTTCAACATGAACCTGAAATTAACTGAAAGCCTGCAATCTCTTTGTACTATTCCATACTGCACCTTTTGATGCTGTAACCTGTAAACAATGTTGCCTGCTGCACGGTCTTTTTTATACTGCCGCCTGCAGGTTCGATCGAGTTCGCTATTGCTCATGTCCCATTCCATCAGATTACACACCGGCTTGTTAGCAGCTTCAGCTACAGTTCATCATGAACCTGAAATTAACTAAAAGTtgcagttttcttttctttttaaagatTAACCTTAATACCAGTATAACTAACTGAAAGTTGCAATCTTTTTGTGTTTCATACTGTACCTTTTGATGTTGTACAATTCATGTTGCCTGCTGTACATTATTAGGCGAGCCAAGCTCATCACCATGTCTACTTGTATATAATCTAGTACCATCTTTCATGGCAGGCCAGGGATTCCTACTACAGTGGCCAGCCTCTGATTGTCGACGACATGTTCGACAAAGTTGAGGTGAACAAAACAGGCCTACAATCAGCTAACTTACGTATATCCACATTAGCACACACCACCTGATCCAAACCCCATTTGCTGTCGCGTATTTGCACCCGCATCCTAACAGTACATGTGTCCTTGACCTTGCTAGTTGAAGCTCCGGGTCTACGGCTCCCCGTCGGTCATAAAATACCCCCGCTGCAGCCTCAAGCGACAGTCGGCGTACGCGGACGCCGAGGTAAACCTTTCTGTGAAAATTCACCCCTGTTTCTTCTAGCCAAATCTACCCAGTGTTTCATTTACTTACAGACTCACAATTCAGTGTTTTGGTTGACATTTGGGTATAGGGCAGGAGGACCACTCGATGTTTATGGCACTGTCGAGCATCTGGACGCTGCTGCTCCTGCTTGGTACCTCGGCGTTCCTGGTTCCAAGCTTCTACACTCTGAGCCTGGCGTTCGGGGACGCATTCGGAGCAAGGTCTCTCTTCTCTGCTGCTAAGTCGCTTGACGGGATAACAAGGGTGAACCACATGGTTTTGATCGGACTAGGCTATCTGATTGGCTATCCGGTTGCATCCGCGTCAGGTAAGGAAAGTTCTTCAGTAGATATTGTTTCTATGTTATATCAGTAGTATCATGATTTTCGTGTTCAGTTTGCGAAATTGTGTTCTCCACGCATCTTAAATCATCTTTTTGTTTTTTAAGTTGGTGCATTGCAAGGCCTGTTGACAAACAATGTGGTTGCACTAAAAGGCTCTTGCCCCAATTGCGGTGAGCAGGTTAGTTTTGCTTCTAGTAGTTGCCCATCATGGCTCCTTTTAGTGTTGAAAATTGATCCATATTTCTTTGAGTACAACATTTTGGTCATCTGAGTAAGCAAAGCATGTTCTTGCTAGGTGTTTGCATTCGTGAAGACGGATAAATCCATTAAAGCACCCCACAAGGCAGAATGCCATGTCTGCGAGTGTCCATTGGAGTACCGTACTAAAGTCGAGGTATGTGGAATACCTGTAGTTTTTTTACAGCCTTTACAGCTGTTGTGTTTTTTGTCAGATTATGATCTTGCTAAATCTACATCAAGTTCTTGCACAGTGACATACTCTGCAATCCCTTCACTGATAAGATGATAGATAAGCACGTTCAGGCCCCTATACCACATTTGACACACAAGATCAACACACTGTTGCAGGACACATACTTGAatgaaaatttcaaattttttaACTGAGACAAAATTCAGATTTGGAAGTCTTGGTGAGAATTTGCAGTTCTACATGTAGATATCGTGACAGTGTAAAACAACACCTACCATGGCTTCACTTTTTGACATTGCTCTGCAGAGATCTCTTTCTGGACCTAGAAGAAGTTGGGTTTATGGCCGGGTTTATATGGTGAAGCAAGGACATCCTAGGAAAAGGAGATGGATCAAAGACTAGAAATCCAGTGATAGCTGTTGAAGAGATCCACATCTAGTGCGTTCTTATTGGCTGAAAGCCGGAAACTACTTTTTGAAGATAGTAGTCTTGTTGCTCTGTAGTGCATATTTCCATTGTCCATTGATCAAACCAAGCATTTTGTAAAGCAGTCCATTCTTTCCCGAGATATCCAAACTCCGCACATGAACAGATGATAAAATTATTGGCGAATATTATAGTGGTTTGCTTGTCAAATATTTGCTCAACTAAAATTTGATTTGCCTAATTGATGTAAGTGCTTGAAAGATGCTTAATTATGCTATGCAATCGCTGGGAATGTTGTCAAGTGCATATTGTTTCGTCATTTATGGGCCTAAAGGAAAGCATTATGTTATTATGAATTTATTAGGAGAGACTGGAATGACAAAAAACGGCTCCCCTAAGTCTTGGATTTATAGTACAAGGAATTAATAGGACCTAGAACTTAAAGATATGGTTAGCATTTGTTTTAATTATACTTCTGATAAATAGACGGACTGCCTGTTGGGGATATATAATCGTGAAAACATACGAAATaacaaatataagtctttctagaaattccaccaagtgactacatacgaagcaaaatgag
Proteins encoded in this window:
- the LOC123186790 gene encoding PGR5-like protein 1A, chloroplastic isoform X1 — protein: MAAAAAAPVPPGNGRLGRPRAPRVGLRICAAAGAGEGPSCLYVGPIETASQEMLEALYRQARDSYYSGQPLIVDDMFDKVELKLRVYGSPSVIKYPRCSLKRQSAYADAEEDHSMFMALSSIWTLLLLLGTSAFLVPSFYTLSLAFGDAFGARSLFSAAKSLDGITRVNHMVLIGLGYLIGYPVASASVGALQGLLTNNVVALKGSCPNCGEQVFAFVKTDKSIKAPHKAECHVCECPLEYRTKVERSLSGPRRSWVYGRVYMVKQGHPRKRRWIKD
- the LOC123186790 gene encoding PGR5-like protein 1A, chloroplastic isoform X2 — translated: MAAAAAAPVPPGNGRLGRPRAPRVGLRICAAAGAGEGPSCLYVGPIETASQEMLEALYRQARDSYYSGQPLIVDDMFDKVELKLRVYGSPSVIKYPRCSLKRQSAYADAEEDHSMFMALSSIWTLLLLLGTSAFLVPSFYTLSLAFGDAFGARSLFSAAKSLDGITRVNHMVLIGLGYLIGYPVASASVGALQGLLTNNVVALKGSCPNCGEQVFAFVKTDKSIKAPHKAECHVCECPLEYRTKVEDTYLNENFKFFN